The Uruburuella testudinis genome window below encodes:
- the rpoE gene encoding RNA polymerase sigma factor RpoE, which yields MNDRQIDQALVERAQKGDHKAFELLVSKYQRRLTRLLSRFIKDEHEVNDVAQEALIKAYRALPNFRGESAFYTWLYRIGINTAKNFLVTSGKRPFVSADVANDEGDILDLADQLADHHTPEAEMMNREILQTVESAIAKLPDDLRKAITLREMEGLSYEEIAQIMDCPIGTVRSRIFRAREVIAKDLRPLLDTSEDQRW from the coding sequence ATGAACGATCGTCAAATCGATCAGGCATTGGTAGAGCGTGCGCAAAAAGGTGACCACAAAGCGTTTGAGCTGCTGGTGTCGAAATATCAGCGCCGCCTGACCCGCCTGCTTTCTCGTTTTATCAAAGATGAGCACGAGGTCAACGACGTTGCCCAAGAAGCACTGATTAAAGCCTACCGCGCCTTGCCGAATTTTCGCGGCGAGAGTGCATTTTATACTTGGCTTTACCGCATCGGTATCAACACCGCAAAAAACTTTCTGGTGACTTCCGGCAAGCGGCCGTTTGTCAGCGCCGATGTTGCCAATGATGAAGGGGATATTCTCGATTTAGCCGATCAGCTGGCCGACCATCACACGCCGGAAGCTGAAATGATGAACCGGGAAATTTTGCAGACGGTGGAGTCTGCCATAGCCAAGCTGCCCGATGATTTACGGAAGGCCATTACCCTCAGGGAAATGGAAGGCTTGTCTTACGAAGAAATTGCTCAGATTATGGACTGTCCGATCGGTACCGTACGCTCGCGCATTTTTAGAGCACGCGAGGTAATCGCCAAAGATTTAAGGCCGTTATTGGATACGTCTGAAGACCAAAGGTGGTAG
- a CDS encoding RseA family anti-sigma factor — MANKKQDFEYVSAAMDDDGLSEEALDKLLSDADAQQKWYEYHLIRDYLQHAKPIVGKDIKMSETDFSVSLQQAAAENKQRCGARQQQSGRTANAANHAFMRFAAVASVLAVAVAVWQMWPQADHTAAAVAASQQAPVQKTDAAIVPVGGHAAAAPKQDVVVPNAALANQAQAEQRSAVRVEKLNEATAPQAASAAQAVQ; from the coding sequence ATGGCCAATAAAAAACAAGATTTCGAATACGTGTCTGCCGCAATGGACGACGACGGGCTCTCGGAAGAGGCGCTCGACAAATTGTTGTCTGATGCCGATGCGCAGCAAAAATGGTATGAATACCATTTGATTCGCGATTATCTGCAACACGCCAAACCGATTGTGGGTAAAGACATCAAAATGTCGGAAACCGACTTTTCCGTTTCGCTGCAACAGGCTGCCGCAGAAAACAAACAGCGCTGCGGTGCCCGCCAGCAGCAAAGCGGCCGCACGGCCAATGCCGCCAATCACGCCTTTATGCGGTTTGCCGCTGTAGCCAGCGTGTTGGCCGTGGCCGTGGCGGTTTGGCAGATGTGGCCGCAGGCGGATCATACTGCGGCTGCCGTGGCTGCGTCTCAGCAGGCGCCGGTACAGAAAACTGATGCGGCCATCGTGCCGGTGGGCGGTCATGCTGCTGCGGCGCCCAAGCAAGATGTGGTGGTGCCCAATGCCGCATTGGCCAACCAAGCGCAGGCGGAGCAACGCTCTGCCGTGCGGGTGGAAAAGCTGAATGAAGCGACAGCGCCTCAGGCGGCCAGCGCTGCGCAGGCCGTGCAATAA